The Hymenobacter oligotrophus genome segment GAAGCCGGTGCCGATTTCCCGCAAGCGGCTCAAAACCTAAAGGTGCTGTCGGATGTATTCCTGCGCCTGGTTAAAACCATTATTGCTCCGCTGGTATTTGCTACGCTGGTGGTAGGTATTGCCGGCCACTCCGACCTCAAGAAGGTGGGCCGCATGGGCGTTAAGGCCCTTATCTACTTCGAAGTGGTTACCACCTTCGCGCTGTTCATTGGTTTGGCGGCCATCAACCTCACACGGGCCGGCGTGGGCATTAGCCAAGCCGGCAACGCCGAAACCGAAACGCTGCAAACCGTGAAGCAAACCACGGCCGACATCATTCTGCACATCTTCCCCGAGAACATTGCCAAATCGGTGGCCGAAGGGCAAGTACTGCAGGTGGTGGTGTTTGCCATCATCTTCGCCATTGGCCTGGCCATGGTGAAAGAGCAGCACCGCAAACCCATTCTGGAGTGGTCGGAGAGCTTGTCGGAGGTGATGTTCAAATTCACCAACGTGGTAATGTTCTTCGCGCCCCTAGGTGTGGGCGGTGCCATTGCCTACACAGTAGGCAAAATGGGCTTTGCACCGCTGCTGAACGCGCTGCAATTGCTCCTTACGCTCTACGCCGCGCTCATCGCCTTTGTGGTGCTGATTTTGCTGCCCATGGCCCTGATTGCGCGCATTCCGCTTAAGCGTTTTGTGCAAGCCATTGCCGAGCCGGTAAGTATTGCCTTCGCCACTACCTCGTCGGAAGCGGCCCTGCCCCGCGCCATGGAGGCCATGGAAAGCATTGGCGTACCGCGCCGCGTTGTAGCCTTTGTAATGCCCACGGGCTACTCCTTCAACCTCGACGGTACCACGCTGTACCTCTCGTTGGCGGCCGTGTTCGTGGCCCAAGCAGCCGGCATCGAGCTAACCCTGGGCCAGCAGCTGGTAATGGTGTTTACGCTGATGCTCACCTCGAAAGGCGTTGCCGGTGTGCCGCGCGCTTCGCTCGTGATTCTGCTGGCTACGGTGGCGTCGTTCAACCTGCCTTCGTGGCCGGTGTTCATCATCCTGGGCATCGACGCCCTGATGGACATGGCCCGCACCGCTGTAAACGTAATGGGCAACTGCCTGGCCACGGCCGTAATTGCCCGCTGGGAAGGCGAGTTTGTCGACAACTACCAGGGCGAACCAGTCGACGACTTGTTTGAGGAAGAAACCACGGCGCCGGTGGCCGCTACGCGCAACCACTAAGCCCTAGGGGCCCGGCGGCCAACGGCCGCTTAGCACCCCCAACAGCAGCCCGGGTTCCGCACAGCGCGGGGCCCGGGCTGCTGCTTTTACCCGGCAGCGGAAATGGGCATGTGCTTACCAAAGGAGCAAGGCTGTTGGGTTGGCTGCCTGCAAGGCTTGGCCCTACCAGTGGCCGGGTTTGCCAATTACCAAGCCTCGCCGGCAATTGCTTGCCTGGTAACAGGCCAGTAGCTACAACAACTTTTTTGTACTATTCCGTAGCACTTGCACTGAACAATAAATATTTTCATATATTATAATTACTTAATTATATTTGACTACTGCTCAGGTGCAGCCCTTCATAGGATTCCAACCGTATTTATTCGATTGCTACAACCATGCAACAGTGGTACCGCGCGGCGTTGGTTTGGAGCACGCTGGTGTTGCTGGCTTCGGGGTGCCAATCGGTCGATCGAATTTTGTGGCAACCATCGCGCCTGTCGCTAAACAACCGGTTGCCTTCGCTGGAAATACGGGTTGACAACGGCGCCCTGGCCCAAACCGACGTCAGCCTGCCCGACGACGCCGAGAAGCTGTTCGAGCGCGAAGTGCGCATGAACCTGAGCGACCCCGAAGACACCCTGCGCTACGGTTATGCCCTCCTGCAGGTAACCCACGCGGCCATCGAACGCAGCAGCAAAGGCCTGCAGGTGTTGCAGTTGGTTACGTTTATGCTGCCCTCGCTGGTGGGCGTGCCCCTCGAGCACTACCAAAGCCAGCTTACGGCCCAAGTGCAAATTGCCAACGCCCGCGGCCAGGTGCTGGCCACCTACACGGCCACCGGCGCATCGCGCGTGAAGGTGGCCATGTACCACGGCTACTCGCAAAGCGAAGCCCCCCGGCTGGCCGAGGTAGCGGCCCTGCGCGGCGCCTTGGCTCAGATTAAGCCCCAGCTCGAGCAAGATGCCAGCCGCTTGCGGCTGGCCTTGTTGGGCGCTGGCCCCGTAGCGGCCAAGCGCACGCCGCCTACGCCTGCCGCAGCTGCAGGGCAGTAACTGCGCCCAGGCGCACCTAGGCGTAGGTTTTAGGTTTCGTTGCTCACTGCCAAAATCCTCCAGCTTATGAACGCATCTGTACTCGCCCGGGTAGCAGCGCCGGCTTTGCTGCTTACCGTGTTTGGCTTTCGGCCGGCGCCGCCTGCTGCGGCCAACACTTTCAGCGTGAAGGTAAACGGCAAGGCCCTGACGGGGAAGCCGGGTTTCAACACCTGCCTGCTGATGATGAACGCCCTGAACCTAGGCGGCAACCTTAGCGACGGCAGCCACGTGATGCTCGAAATTATGCCCGCGGCTTTTCCGAAACTGCCCGCCACCTTGCCGCTGGGCGTGCAAAGCACCGAAAAATACGTGAAGGTGTTTTACTACCCCAAGGGCACCAAAGACGCCCTGAACTACTACACCTCGGTGGAGGGCGGCACGCTCACCGTTACGAGCTACAACGCAACCGCGCGCACCATTGCCGGCAGCTTCAGCGGCAAGGTGGTGCGCGTAAAGAACTTGGGCCAAGTGCCTTCCGATGCCTTGCAGCTCACCGACGGCCGCTTCGAGGTGACCTTCACCAAAATGTAACTGCCCTAGGGTAACTGCCCTAGGTGCCGCGTTGGCCGCCTTTTACAAGTAGCCCTGCGCAGACAGTGGCCAAGCCGCGCCCAATTTCTAGCCAAGCAACCCGCGCAAGATCCGTCGCAAACAATCTTTTT includes the following:
- a CDS encoding dicarboxylate/amino acid:cation symporter, with the translated sequence MKLTRVAVPAIALLLLAALLTALSHYGVVALPPAVPMAARWIALLAIVVWASARRSLTFWIVVSMLVGAEAGADFPQAAQNLKVLSDVFLRLVKTIIAPLVFATLVVGIAGHSDLKKVGRMGVKALIYFEVVTTFALFIGLAAINLTRAGVGISQAGNAETETLQTVKQTTADIILHIFPENIAKSVAEGQVLQVVVFAIIFAIGLAMVKEQHRKPILEWSESLSEVMFKFTNVVMFFAPLGVGGAIAYTVGKMGFAPLLNALQLLLTLYAALIAFVVLILLPMALIARIPLKRFVQAIAEPVSIAFATTSSEAALPRAMEAMESIGVPRRVVAFVMPTGYSFNLDGTTLYLSLAAVFVAQAAGIELTLGQQLVMVFTLMLTSKGVAGVPRASLVILLATVASFNLPSWPVFIILGIDALMDMARTAVNVMGNCLATAVIARWEGEFVDNYQGEPVDDLFEEETTAPVAATRNH